A stretch of Amycolatopsis balhimycina FH 1894 DNA encodes these proteins:
- a CDS encoding TetR/AcrR family transcriptional regulator, giving the protein MSASSLRARVRSEMHQEIKEAARRRLAAEGANLSLRAVARDMGIVASALYRYFPSRDALLTALIIDAYDALGTAAADAEAAVPRDDPRGRWLAVCRAVRSWALAHPAEYGLLYGNPVPGYAAPPETVAPASKVILVLAAVVQDAPGALPPVPGPVRADLRRLLDEQSATLPEQHLDRVLFAWTHLFGQVNFEVFHRLDAMIEARAEYFEHHMNLLADFAGLP; this is encoded by the coding sequence GTGTCCGCCTCGTCGCTGCGCGCCCGGGTCCGCTCGGAGATGCACCAGGAGATCAAGGAAGCCGCCCGGCGCCGGCTGGCCGCCGAAGGCGCGAACCTGTCCCTGCGTGCCGTGGCGAGGGACATGGGGATCGTCGCTTCGGCGCTGTACCGGTACTTCCCTAGCCGTGACGCCCTGCTGACCGCGCTGATCATCGACGCCTACGACGCGCTGGGCACGGCGGCGGCCGACGCCGAAGCCGCGGTTCCGCGTGACGATCCGCGCGGCCGGTGGCTCGCCGTCTGCCGCGCGGTGCGGTCGTGGGCGCTCGCGCACCCGGCCGAATACGGCCTGCTCTACGGAAATCCCGTGCCCGGGTACGCCGCTCCGCCGGAAACCGTGGCGCCGGCGTCGAAGGTGATCCTCGTGCTCGCCGCCGTCGTCCAGGACGCCCCGGGCGCACTTCCGCCGGTACCCGGGCCCGTGCGCGCCGATCTGCGCCGCCTGCTCGACGAGCAAAGCGCCACCCTGCCGGAGCAGCACCTGGACCGGGTCCTCTTCGCGTGGACGCACCTGTTCGGCCAGGTCAACTTCGAGGTCTTCCACCGCCTCGACGCCATGATCGAGGCACGCGCCGAATACTTCGAGCACCACATGAACCTGCTGGCCGACTTTGCCGGCCTGCCTTGA
- a CDS encoding NAD-dependent epimerase/dehydratase family protein gives MALHVIVGAGPVGAATARLLSARGEEVRLLSRRGGGPEVDGVELVAADATRDLSRHTEGAVALYSCAGPAYHRWTTGWPPLGAALLRAAETSGAVLVTTGNLYAYGAVEGPMTEQLPMRPNSVKGEVRAKLWTDALAAHEAGRIRTAEVRGSDYLGAGTLSAFTALVLPKVLAGRRASAPADLDAPHSWTHTGDVARTLVAVAADERAWGRPWHVPTAPAMSLRRLAGRAAELAGAPAARVTTMPALALRLAGLFNPAAREMAEMQYQLRHPFVLDSSAATAAFGIEPTPTDEALRETIGGVREPAAPR, from the coding sequence ATGGCTCTGCACGTCATCGTCGGTGCCGGCCCGGTCGGCGCCGCCACCGCTCGCCTGCTCTCCGCCCGAGGCGAAGAGGTCCGGCTGCTCAGCCGGCGCGGCGGTGGCCCGGAGGTCGACGGCGTCGAACTGGTGGCCGCGGACGCCACCCGTGATCTTTCCCGGCACACCGAAGGAGCGGTCGCGCTGTACAGCTGCGCCGGCCCCGCCTACCACCGCTGGACCACCGGCTGGCCGCCGCTCGGCGCGGCGCTCCTGCGGGCCGCGGAGACCAGCGGTGCCGTGCTCGTGACGACCGGCAACCTCTACGCCTACGGCGCCGTCGAGGGGCCGATGACCGAGCAGCTGCCGATGCGGCCCAACTCCGTGAAGGGCGAGGTGCGGGCCAAGCTGTGGACGGACGCGCTGGCCGCGCACGAAGCCGGCCGGATCCGCACGGCCGAGGTGCGCGGGTCCGATTACCTCGGCGCGGGCACGCTTTCGGCGTTCACCGCCCTGGTCCTGCCGAAGGTGCTGGCCGGCCGGCGCGCGTCGGCACCGGCCGACCTCGACGCCCCGCACAGCTGGACGCACACCGGCGACGTCGCCCGCACCCTGGTGGCGGTCGCGGCGGACGAGCGGGCCTGGGGCCGGCCGTGGCACGTGCCGACCGCACCGGCGATGTCGCTGCGCCGGCTCGCCGGGCGCGCCGCGGAACTGGCGGGCGCACCGGCGGCCCGCGTCACCACGATGCCGGCCTTGGCGCTCCGCCTCGCCGGGCTCTTCAACCCGGCGGCGCGGGAGATGGCCGAGATGCAGTACCAGCTACGGCACCCGTTCGTCCTCGACTCCTCGGCCGCGACGGCCGCGTTCGGCATCGAGCCGACACCGACCGACGAAGCGCTGCGGGAGACGATCGGAGGCGTGCGCGAACCCGCCGCACCCCGGTGA